The following are encoded in a window of Solidesulfovibrio magneticus RS-1 genomic DNA:
- the larC gene encoding nickel pincer cofactor biosynthesis protein LarC, with product MKILFYDCFAGVSGDMNLAAMMGLGVSPDFLRAELSKLGLDEEFRLDVGEDARNGIHGLRVDVRLTADDAAGGHHEHGEIHGHDHGGPHGHEHGHGRHHEHGQEQEHGHVHGGHHHEAQAKRHAHAAAHDHGHRHSHDGHHHEPGQEHVHGSHSHGHAPHRNLAAIEAIIRGSSLSEPVQDTSLAIFRKVAEAEAKVHGKAVDEVHFHEVGAVDSIVDIVGAAICYHALGVDAVWASPVELGGGFVHCAHGLMPVPAPATTEILAGVPTTRGGTPHEATTPTGAAILATLSTRFTATPALTLEKTAYGIGHRHTERPNVLRVHLAKAEAPDATAAKAPDDARLLVCNIDDMTAEALGVAMDVLMEHGAMDVHFTPILMKKNRPGTTLSLLCAAADEERFKDLVFRHTTTLGVKVLRLEKTVLDRTFSRLDTPLGPVTMKHAARNGVRLRSKPELEDCRELARRHGLSLAEVQAVVSQCAGRGETP from the coding sequence ATGAAAATACTGTTCTACGACTGTTTCGCGGGCGTATCCGGCGACATGAACCTGGCCGCCATGATGGGCCTTGGCGTTTCGCCCGACTTCCTGCGGGCCGAACTGTCCAAGCTTGGTCTGGATGAGGAATTTCGGCTGGACGTCGGCGAGGACGCCCGAAACGGCATCCACGGCCTGCGCGTGGACGTGCGTCTAACTGCCGACGACGCGGCCGGCGGCCATCACGAACATGGCGAGATACATGGACACGACCACGGCGGACCGCACGGCCACGAACACGGGCACGGCAGACATCATGAACACGGCCAGGAGCAAGAGCACGGTCATGTCCATGGCGGGCATCACCACGAAGCCCAGGCGAAGCGTCATGCCCACGCGGCAGCCCACGACCATGGCCACCGTCATAGCCACGACGGCCACCACCACGAGCCTGGGCAAGAGCACGTCCACGGTTCTCACAGCCACGGCCACGCCCCCCACCGCAACCTGGCCGCCATTGAGGCCATCATCCGGGGAAGTTCCTTAAGCGAACCGGTCCAGGACACGAGCCTGGCCATCTTCCGCAAGGTGGCCGAGGCCGAGGCCAAGGTCCACGGCAAGGCGGTGGACGAGGTGCATTTCCACGAGGTCGGGGCCGTTGATTCCATTGTGGACATCGTGGGAGCGGCCATCTGCTATCATGCCCTGGGCGTGGACGCGGTCTGGGCCTCGCCGGTGGAGCTTGGCGGCGGTTTTGTGCACTGCGCCCATGGCCTCATGCCCGTGCCGGCCCCGGCCACCACGGAAATCCTGGCCGGCGTTCCCACCACCCGGGGCGGCACACCCCACGAGGCCACCACCCCCACCGGCGCGGCCATCCTGGCGACCCTGTCCACCCGCTTCACCGCCACGCCCGCCCTGACCCTTGAAAAAACCGCCTACGGCATCGGCCACCGCCACACCGAGCGGCCAAACGTCCTGCGGGTCCACCTAGCCAAGGCCGAAGCCCCGGACGCCACGGCGGCCAAGGCCCCGGACGACGCCCGGCTGCTTGTCTGCAACATCGACGATATGACCGCCGAGGCCCTGGGCGTGGCCATGGACGTGCTTATGGAACACGGGGCCATGGACGTGCATTTCACGCCCATCCTCATGAAGAAAAACCGGCCCGGCACGACCTTGTCGCTGCTCTGCGCCGCCGCCGACGAAGAACGCTTCAAGGACTTGGTCTTTCGCCACACCACAACGCTTGGCGTCAAAGTCCTGCGTTTGGAGAAAACCGTGCTCGACCGGACCTTTTCCCGGTTGGACACGCCCCTGGGGCCGGTGACCATGAAGCACGCCGCCCGAAATGGCGTACGACTTCGCTCCAAGCCCGAACTGGAGGACTGCCGGGAACTGGCCAGGCGTCACGGGCTGTCCCTGGCCGAGGTCCAGGCCGTGGTGTCCCAGTGCGCCGGACGCGGGGAAACGCCGTGA
- a CDS encoding LysE family translocator, which translates to MLGIHDLWLFIVSGILFNMAPGPDVIYVVSRSAGQGAKAGMTAALGIGAGCCVHILAAAVGLSAVLAASATAFSVIKLVGAAYLVYAGVRMILGARKKTAPEEIPQTPEIRHRGIFVQGFLTNALNPKVALFFLAFLPQFIDPAAPRKALAFAVLGGILNCTGTTWNLLLAWSTARVAGGLGRARRLGPYLTQGAGALFVAFGVKLALSEQS; encoded by the coding sequence ATGCTTGGCATTCACGATCTGTGGCTTTTTATTGTCTCGGGCATCCTGTTCAACATGGCTCCCGGCCCGGACGTCATTTACGTCGTCAGCCGCAGCGCCGGACAGGGGGCCAAGGCCGGCATGACAGCGGCCCTGGGCATCGGGGCCGGTTGCTGCGTGCATATCCTGGCCGCCGCCGTGGGACTTTCAGCCGTGCTGGCCGCCTCGGCTACGGCCTTTTCCGTGATCAAACTGGTGGGCGCGGCCTATCTCGTGTATGCTGGCGTGCGCATGATCCTTGGCGCGCGAAAAAAAACAGCGCCCGAGGAAATTCCTCAGACGCCTGAAATCCGGCATCGTGGCATCTTCGTCCAGGGCTTTCTCACCAACGCGCTGAACCCCAAGGTGGCGCTGTTTTTCCTGGCCTTCCTGCCCCAGTTCATCGATCCGGCCGCGCCGCGCAAGGCCCTGGCCTTTGCCGTCTTGGGCGGCATCCTCAACTGCACCGGTACGACCTGGAATCTGCTCCTGGCCTGGTCCACGGCGCGCGTCGCCGGCGGCCTTGGCCGCGCCCGGCGGCTTGGCCCCTATCTCACCCAGGGGGCCGGTGCCTTGTTCGTGGCCTTTGGCGTCAAGCTGGCCCTGTCCGAACAATCCTGA
- the larB gene encoding nickel pincer cofactor biosynthesis protein LarB: MDANETLRALLNDIRDGGLSVDDGLSRLRDLPFLDMGHTKLDLHRSLRNGFPEVIYAEGKTPEQVGEIFLRLREHANVLATRVSPETAAHVIGLCPQARFNALGRTLTLTRGEIAYKDGEIAIVTAGTSDLAVAEEARETCQMLGSRAFVVSDVGVAGIHRLLDKLSDIRRARVVIVAAGMEGALASVIGGLLSQPIIAVPTSVGYGAAFSGVAALLGMLTSCASGVTVVNIDNGFGAACAACKINNLVQAKP; this comes from the coding sequence ATGGACGCGAATGAGACTCTGCGAGCGCTTTTAAACGACATCCGCGACGGCGGCCTGAGCGTGGACGACGGGCTTTCGCGCCTGCGCGACCTGCCCTTTCTGGACATGGGCCACACCAAGCTCGACCTGCACCGGTCGCTTAGAAACGGCTTTCCCGAGGTGATCTACGCCGAGGGCAAGACGCCGGAGCAGGTGGGCGAGATTTTCCTGCGCCTGCGCGAACACGCCAATGTGCTGGCCACGCGGGTGTCGCCCGAGACGGCGGCCCATGTGATCGGGCTGTGCCCGCAAGCGCGCTTCAACGCCCTGGGACGCACCCTGACGCTCACGCGCGGCGAGATCGCCTATAAGGACGGAGAGATCGCCATCGTGACCGCCGGCACGTCCGATCTGGCCGTGGCCGAGGAGGCCCGTGAAACCTGCCAAATGCTTGGCAGCCGGGCCTTTGTGGTGTCGGATGTGGGCGTGGCCGGCATCCACCGGCTTTTGGACAAGCTGTCCGACATCCGCCGCGCCCGGGTGGTCATCGTGGCGGCGGGCATGGAGGGGGCCTTGGCCAGCGTCATTGGCGGGCTTTTGTCCCAGCCCATCATCGCGGTGCCGACGTCGGTGGGCTACGGCGCGGCCTTTTCCGGGGTCGCGGCGCTTTTAGGGATGCTCACCTCCTGCGCCAGCGGCGTGACGGTGGTCAACATCGACAACGGCTTCGGCGCGGCCTGCGCAGCCTGTAAGATCAACAACCTCGTCCAGGCGAAACCCTAG
- the larE gene encoding ATP-dependent sacrificial sulfur transferase LarE, protein MTDDAGRIERYRRLLADLGGLQSAVLAFSGGLDSSFLLHAASRAMGEGLTAVTLDTPYAPRAEIAEAAALAGRLGVRHVVLPVPFPEALRDNPPERCYLCKKALFAKLLELAAGEGIAHVLDGTNQDDLGDHRPGLRALAELGIVSPLLSAGIGKADIRALSRQAGLPIWDKPSGACLLTRLPHGRRVTAEELKRIDTAETWLRSLGFPAVRLRSHGDLARLEVPRDQAPAVLEADARHDIDAKLKALGYRHVTLDLAGYRMGSLNEKPDAASVPPPCGDA, encoded by the coding sequence GTGACCGACGACGCTGGCCGAATCGAGCGGTACCGTCGCCTGCTGGCCGATCTGGGCGGGCTGCAATCTGCCGTGCTGGCCTTTTCCGGCGGCCTGGACAGCAGCTTTCTGCTCCACGCCGCCAGCCGAGCCATGGGCGAGGGCCTAACCGCCGTCACCCTGGACACGCCCTACGCCCCCCGGGCCGAGATCGCCGAGGCGGCGGCCCTGGCTGGCCGCCTTGGCGTACGCCATGTGGTCCTGCCCGTCCCCTTTCCCGAGGCGCTGCGCGACAACCCGCCCGAGCGCTGCTATCTGTGCAAGAAGGCGCTTTTTGCCAAGCTGCTGGAGCTGGCCGCCGGCGAGGGCATCGCCCATGTGCTGGACGGGACCAACCAGGACGACCTGGGCGACCATCGCCCGGGGCTGCGCGCCCTGGCCGAGTTGGGCATCGTCAGCCCGCTTTTGTCCGCCGGCATCGGCAAGGCAGACATCCGGGCGCTTTCCCGGCAGGCCGGCTTGCCCATCTGGGACAAGCCGTCCGGGGCCTGCCTGCTCACCCGCCTGCCCCACGGCAGGCGCGTTACGGCCGAGGAGCTCAAGCGTATCGACACGGCCGAAACCTGGCTGCGCAGCCTGGGCTTCCCGGCCGTGCGGCTGCGCAGCCACGGCGATCTGGCCCGCCTGGAAGTGCCGCGCGACCAGGCACCGGCCGTTCTTGAGGCCGACGCCAGGCACGACATCGACGCCAAGCTCAAGGCCCTGGGCTACCGCCACGTGACCCTGGACCTGGCCGGCTACCGCATGGGCAGCCTCAACGAAAAGCCGGACGCGGCGTCTGTCCCGCCACCCTGCGGCGACGCTTAG
- a CDS encoding APC family permease — translation MLSASSPSAKGAPAAPAAKQMSLASAVAIGIGGMVGGGVYAIFGSAAHVAGSALWLSFLAGGLVALATSYNYAKLGACYPTKGGAVEFLVRGLGDGVVSGGLNIYMWIGYVIALAMYAAGFAGYLMTFFPHEHPLWLPKAAAVGAVLLFTLVNVFGAAWVGRSELVTVTVNLAVLSVFAVWGCATADWQGLSRAGWAEPSGIAFGGGMLFIAYEGFGLVANAAGDMADPPRTLPRALYLSVFSVIVVYLGVAFAVLGHLPLARIDAASDYALSEAAGTFMGKSGFTVIAVGALFATAAALNATLYGAANVCWMIAKDGELPAAFDRTAWKRAPEGLFLTAGLVLVFVLFFDLSSVAMMGSGAFLFIYAAVACSHLRLRAATGGRPALIWLSIALCLSLLGVLGSNMYAHSRPAFWTMLGLFPVSFGLEWAYRRATGRRLKVGSASGATKNPAVNA, via the coding sequence ATGCTGTCCGCTTCCTCTCCCTCAGCTAAAGGCGCTCCCGCCGCCCCTGCCGCCAAACAGATGAGCCTGGCCTCGGCCGTGGCCATCGGCATCGGCGGCATGGTCGGCGGCGGGGTCTACGCCATCTTCGGCTCGGCCGCCCATGTGGCCGGTTCGGCCCTGTGGCTCTCCTTCCTGGCCGGCGGGCTGGTGGCCCTGGCCACCTCCTACAACTACGCAAAACTCGGCGCGTGCTACCCCACCAAGGGCGGTGCGGTGGAATTTTTGGTGCGCGGCCTTGGCGACGGCGTGGTCAGCGGCGGGCTCAACATCTACATGTGGATCGGCTACGTCATCGCCCTGGCCATGTACGCCGCCGGTTTCGCCGGCTACCTCATGACCTTTTTCCCCCACGAGCACCCGCTCTGGCTGCCCAAGGCCGCCGCCGTCGGCGCGGTGCTCCTTTTTACCCTGGTCAACGTCTTTGGCGCGGCCTGGGTCGGGCGCTCGGAACTGGTGACCGTGACCGTCAACCTGGCCGTGCTGTCGGTATTCGCGGTCTGGGGCTGCGCCACCGCCGACTGGCAGGGGCTGTCCAGGGCCGGCTGGGCCGAACCCTCGGGCATCGCCTTTGGCGGCGGGATGCTCTTTATCGCTTACGAAGGCTTCGGCCTGGTCGCCAACGCCGCGGGCGACATGGCCGATCCGCCGCGCACCCTGCCCAGGGCGCTCTATCTGTCGGTATTTTCGGTCATCGTGGTCTATCTCGGCGTAGCGTTTGCCGTGCTCGGCCATCTGCCCCTGGCCCGCATCGACGCGGCCAGCGACTACGCCCTGTCCGAGGCGGCCGGCACGTTCATGGGCAAGTCCGGTTTCACCGTCATCGCCGTGGGCGCGCTGTTCGCCACGGCAGCGGCGTTAAACGCCACCCTCTACGGCGCGGCCAACGTCTGCTGGATGATCGCCAAGGACGGGGAGCTGCCGGCCGCCTTTGACCGGACGGCCTGGAAACGCGCGCCTGAAGGGCTCTTTCTGACTGCCGGGCTGGTGCTGGTTTTCGTGCTGTTTTTCGATCTTTCCAGCGTGGCCATGATGGGCAGCGGCGCGTTTTTGTTTATCTACGCCGCCGTGGCCTGCTCCCACCTGCGCCTGCGCGCCGCCACCGGCGGCCGGCCGGCGCTCATCTGGCTGTCCATAGCCTTGTGCCTGTCGCTGCTGGGCGTGCTTGGATCCAACATGTACGCCCACTCCCGGCCGGCCTTCTGGACCATGCTCGGGCTTTTTCCGGTCTCTTTCGGCCTGGAATGGGCGTATAGGCGGGCCACGGGACGCCGGCTCAAGGTCGGTTCGGCGTCGGGCGCGACGAAAAATCCGGCCGTCAACGCGTAA
- a CDS encoding CidA/LrgA family protein: MTQRVYYCAKCLGQLGLLWGISLAGRFLAETLALPVPGNVLGVLLLFGLLCLGVVKLEQVAATADFLLRHLVFFFIPIAVGLMDWGATFAQYGLMLLVAVVISSVLPFFAVGYLSLLLQRRR; this comes from the coding sequence GTGACGCAACGGGTTTATTACTGCGCCAAATGCCTGGGGCAGCTTGGCTTGCTGTGGGGCATTTCCCTGGCCGGCCGGTTTCTGGCCGAGACCCTGGCGCTGCCCGTGCCGGGCAACGTGCTTGGGGTGTTGCTGCTTTTCGGTTTGTTGTGCCTGGGCGTGGTCAAGCTCGAACAGGTGGCGGCGACGGCGGATTTTCTCCTGCGCCATCTGGTCTTTTTTTTCATCCCCATCGCCGTGGGCCTCATGGACTGGGGCGCGACCTTCGCCCAGTACGGCCTGATGCTGCTCGTGGCCGTGGTGATCAGTTCCGTGCTGCCGTTTTTCGCGGTGGGCTATCTCAGCTTGCTGCTCCAGCGGAGGCGGTGA
- a CDS encoding LrgB family protein gives MDGLALGVVFVVLTVAVYLACRRLAFWVNHPLLNVVAVSAGVIIAVLVACDLPYAAYAPAREAMTTLLGPATVALAVPLYRHRRLLRSHGLAILASVGAGALLAMVSAGLAASLGGLPREVVVSILPKGVSIPFAVEISRIYDGIPALSAAFVVATGTLGSLFGAWLLNRSGIDHPVARGLALGTVSHAQGTATALLEGEEQGAMAGLAMILAGVFTAGFAPLVVRLLGLL, from the coding sequence ATGGACGGACTTGCGCTTGGCGTCGTGTTTGTCGTTTTGACGGTCGCGGTCTATTTGGCCTGTCGCCGGCTGGCGTTTTGGGTGAACCATCCCTTGCTCAACGTCGTGGCGGTCAGCGCCGGGGTCATCATCGCCGTGCTCGTGGCCTGCGATCTGCCCTACGCCGCCTATGCCCCGGCCCGGGAGGCCATGACCACGCTGCTTGGCCCGGCTACGGTTGCCTTGGCCGTGCCGCTCTACCGCCATCGCCGGCTGCTGCGCAGCCATGGCCTGGCCATCCTGGCCAGCGTCGGTGCCGGGGCGCTGCTCGCCATGGTTTCGGCCGGGCTGGCGGCCAGCCTCGGCGGCCTGCCCCGGGAGGTGGTGGTGTCCATCCTGCCCAAGGGCGTCTCCATACCTTTTGCCGTGGAAATTAGCCGCATATACGATGGGATACCGGCGCTCAGCGCCGCCTTTGTCGTGGCCACGGGCACCCTGGGCTCGCTCTTCGGCGCCTGGCTGCTGAACCGCTCCGGCATCGATCATCCCGTGGCCCGGGGGCTGGCCCTGGGCACGGTGTCCCACGCCCAGGGCACGGCCACGGCCCTGCTCGAAGGCGAGGAGCAGGGGGCCATGGCCGGTCTGGCCATGATCCTGGCCGGGGTCTTCACCGCCGGTTTTGCACCGCTGGTGGTGCGGCTGCTCGGCCTGCTTTAG